A window of Costertonia aggregata contains these coding sequences:
- a CDS encoding nitrilase-related carbon-nitrogen hydrolase — MRKSLDTVLAETRGSKGFIGPDLKLVVLPEYFLTSFPFGENLDEWRQKACISTNDALFFQMKEFCVQQAIFLSGNFYELDENFPDLYFQSSFIIDDTGELILKYRRLNSMFAPTPHDVLDDYIKIYGNDSLFPVADTKLGKLACIASEEILYPEIARCLMMRGAEVFLHSSSEAGSPQLTHKEVAKRARAIENMCYVVSANSAGISGIDFPFAATDGLSKVVGYEGHVLSEAGTGGSMVANSYLDIVALRDYRSKVSMQNYNARQRFELYAPSYGSYSHYPANSFKNENPSKELFIKTQLNVIKKIQN; from the coding sequence ATGCGAAAATCACTGGATACGGTTTTAGCTGAAACAAGGGGATCCAAGGGATTTATTGGACCAGATTTGAAATTGGTCGTTCTTCCCGAATATTTTTTGACAAGTTTTCCTTTTGGCGAAAATCTGGACGAATGGCGCCAAAAGGCATGTATCTCGACTAACGATGCCCTGTTTTTCCAAATGAAGGAATTTTGTGTACAACAGGCTATATTTTTATCGGGTAATTTTTACGAATTGGATGAAAATTTTCCTGATCTGTACTTTCAGAGCAGTTTTATTATAGATGATACGGGCGAATTGATATTGAAGTATCGTAGATTAAATTCAATGTTTGCGCCCACACCGCACGACGTGCTTGACGACTACATAAAAATTTATGGCAACGATTCCCTTTTCCCCGTAGCCGATACCAAATTGGGCAAACTGGCCTGCATCGCTTCAGAAGAAATTCTATATCCCGAAATTGCTCGTTGTTTAATGATGCGGGGAGCGGAAGTTTTTCTGCATTCCTCATCTGAGGCTGGGAGTCCGCAATTAACGCATAAAGAGGTAGCCAAGCGAGCTAGGGCCATTGAAAATATGTGCTACGTAGTGTCGGCAAACTCCGCAGGTATTTCCGGTATAGACTTTCCCTTTGCCGCTACTGATGGGCTTTCGAAAGTGGTTGGCTATGAAGGTCATGTTTTGTCCGAGGCTGGCACGGGCGGGAGCATGGTCGCCAATAGTTATTTGGACATTGTGGCTTTACGTGATTATCGCTCCAAAGTATCAATGCAAAATTATAATGCAAGGCAGCGCTTTGAGCTTTACGCCCCTTCCTATGGCTCATATTCGCATTATCCCGCCAATAGCTTTAAGAATGAAAATCCGTCAAAAGAATTGTTCATAAAAACACAATTAAACGTTATCAAAAAAATACAGAACTGA